The Candidatus Wallbacteria bacterium genome has a segment encoding these proteins:
- a CDS encoding phosphate ABC transporter substrate-binding/OmpA family protein: protein MNPSGSSDRSAERIGKIFVLFLMIAALALAGKKFIMPYFNSQIVEKTSTKSIYRKEIRIAHDSFLGYAVLRSEDVFKEMSSKGVLLSFENDEANYQKRIEMLRDGKVDLAVFTIDAYIKSASVTGGDFPGSIIAVIDETVGADAIVSYKSTIPALPDLNDPGVKFVFTPDSPSETLARILKADFNLPLLSAKWYETANGAEDVYKKLSQNPGRKEAYVLWEPYVSKALENSAIQILFDSSKVRGYIVDVLIANRKFLINEPDLLNDLLKSYFKALYHYQSSPDLLTDLLVHDAKNQNQPLTRDQAIVISRKISWKNTLENYAHFGILKQKTSLLHLEDMIRNITGVLIQTNGISKDPTQGNVATIFFDGCLKSLQQENFHPARKLNIVADGTSSSEEILAEQEPLRELTDEQWSQLVTLGELRVEQIAFGRGNAEITVSSRLYLDNLAERLKTYPYYYLKVVGHSMAIGDRDANLALSSNRAKAAADYLQQHGVSPQRLRSIGAEPAAGTGGSAQSVTFELLQMAY from the coding sequence ATGAACCCTTCAGGAAGTTCCGACCGATCTGCTGAACGGATCGGGAAAATTTTTGTGCTGTTTCTGATGATTGCAGCTCTGGCTCTGGCTGGAAAAAAATTTATCATGCCCTATTTCAATTCGCAGATTGTGGAAAAAACCTCGACAAAATCTATCTACAGAAAAGAAATCAGAATTGCCCACGATTCATTTCTCGGATATGCGGTACTGCGCTCGGAAGATGTTTTTAAGGAAATGTCTTCCAAGGGTGTGCTGCTGTCCTTTGAAAATGATGAGGCGAATTATCAGAAAAGAATAGAAATGCTCAGGGATGGCAAGGTTGATCTGGCGGTATTCACGATTGACGCATACATCAAATCCGCGTCTGTGACAGGGGGAGACTTTCCCGGCTCCATTATTGCAGTGATTGACGAGACTGTAGGCGCGGATGCCATTGTCTCCTATAAATCAACCATTCCTGCTCTGCCTGATTTGAACGATCCGGGCGTGAAATTTGTCTTCACTCCTGATTCACCGAGCGAAACCCTGGCCAGGATTCTGAAGGCTGATTTCAATCTCCCTCTGCTTTCTGCAAAATGGTACGAAACAGCCAATGGAGCAGAAGACGTTTATAAAAAACTGAGCCAAAACCCCGGCCGGAAAGAAGCTTATGTCCTCTGGGAACCATATGTCTCAAAAGCCCTGGAAAACTCAGCAATCCAGATTCTCTTTGACTCATCCAAAGTGCGTGGTTATATCGTGGATGTATTGATCGCCAACCGGAAATTTTTGATCAATGAGCCGGATCTGCTCAATGATCTTCTCAAGTCATATTTCAAGGCTCTCTACCATTACCAGTCATCACCGGATTTACTGACCGACCTGCTTGTGCACGACGCAAAAAATCAGAACCAGCCCCTGACCCGTGATCAAGCCATTGTAATCTCCAGGAAGATCAGCTGGAAAAACACATTGGAAAATTACGCGCATTTTGGAATCCTTAAACAAAAGACCAGCCTGCTGCACCTTGAGGATATGATCAGAAACATCACCGGTGTTTTAATCCAGACCAATGGGATAAGCAAAGACCCCACTCAGGGTAATGTTGCCACTATTTTTTTTGACGGGTGCCTGAAAAGCCTGCAGCAGGAAAATTTTCATCCTGCCAGAAAGCTCAACATTGTAGCAGACGGCACTTCATCTTCTGAGGAAATTCTCGCAGAACAGGAACCGCTCAGGGAACTTACTGATGAACAATGGTCTCAACTGGTAACACTGGGAGAATTGCGGGTGGAACAGATTGCCTTTGGCAGGGGAAATGCTGAAATCACAGTCAGTTCAAGGTTGTATCTCGACAATCTGGCGGAGCGGCTGAAAACTTATCCCTATTACTATTTAAAAGTCGTCGGGCATTCGATGGCCATAGGCGACAGAGACGCCAATCTGGCACTTTCCTCAAACCGGGCAAAGGCTGCGGCTGATTATCTGCAACAGCACGGGGTTTCTCCACAGAGGCTCAGGTCGATCGGCGCTGAACCTGCTGCCGGCACTGGAGGTTCGGCCCAGTCCGTGACCTTTGAACTTCTTCAGATGGCGTATTAG
- a CDS encoding ABC transporter substrate-binding protein, with the protein MTKQTYTLIFSLLLCLAAGADTFDSLVGPVTVGNSPASGRIRIPYITWGGDIATFYANGGLTTTKDSIFGKLGLDIELFPGDDFIGQVKEYLAGKTPALRGTFQMIGMCSETIGANQKTKTHVVMQLTWSTGGDNLVVRPGIKNLNDLKGKKFVLQKEGPHVGMLDDVLESAGLTWDDIKVVWVDNLGSGPGIKDNTYPASKFRNDPSIDGAFVISPDVTGLTGGVENTGSGAEGTVKGARVLMSTKQLSRSIADVYGFRDDFYKSNFSFVEKFVAGYLMACEELVKLMKIYEKSGSPEYTAILKMAQKIYGEDWFPTLDDVHGLISDCSFVGHPGNVVFFTEKNNLNGFDAFHEKSLNLALKLGYARTKSGFFPSGLDYDSKIFKENLSTIKTAAELTNREKFNAEAVEKQVLALNEGTLDENTLLTFTINFEPNQTEFSEAAYSQDFQKAITQASKFAGAIMTVRGHSDPTLTLLNVINAGLKKGIIQKTGSSGNYTYYLNGKVLDLSQTKNLIDSIMSGAFDGVPESNPRDTMQAAVNLSRQRAESVIKALEKFAEKKGLAIDKSQITPIGVGIREPIIPKPKDKGEAQVNMRVEFRLVKVSSEVTKDTDFDF; encoded by the coding sequence ATGACAAAGCAGACATACACATTAATTTTCAGCCTGCTGCTCTGCCTGGCAGCTGGCGCTGATACCTTTGACAGCCTGGTCGGTCCTGTGACTGTCGGTAACTCCCCTGCATCCGGCAGAATCAGGATCCCATACATCACCTGGGGCGGCGACATCGCCACTTTTTATGCGAATGGCGGACTGACCACCACCAAAGATTCCATTTTCGGAAAGCTCGGACTGGACATCGAACTCTTTCCGGGCGATGATTTCATCGGACAGGTGAAGGAATACCTGGCCGGGAAAACACCGGCTCTGAGAGGCACATTCCAGATGATAGGAATGTGCTCTGAGACAATCGGAGCAAACCAGAAAACTAAAACCCATGTCGTGATGCAGCTCACCTGGTCTACAGGGGGCGATAATCTCGTGGTCAGACCAGGCATCAAAAATCTGAATGACCTGAAAGGCAAGAAATTCGTGCTCCAGAAAGAAGGACCCCACGTCGGAATGCTGGACGACGTCCTGGAGTCTGCCGGACTGACCTGGGACGATATCAAAGTAGTCTGGGTGGACAATCTGGGATCAGGACCTGGGATCAAGGACAACACCTATCCAGCCAGCAAATTCAGGAACGACCCGAGCATTGACGGCGCCTTTGTAATCAGCCCGGATGTCACCGGCCTGACAGGAGGAGTCGAAAACACCGGTTCAGGAGCTGAAGGTACTGTTAAAGGGGCGCGGGTGCTGATGAGCACCAAGCAGCTGTCCCGCTCGATCGCAGATGTCTATGGCTTCAGGGATGATTTTTACAAGAGCAATTTCAGCTTTGTGGAAAAATTCGTGGCAGGCTATCTGATGGCCTGCGAAGAACTGGTTAAACTGATGAAAATCTATGAAAAGTCCGGCAGCCCCGAATACACTGCAATTCTAAAAATGGCGCAGAAGATTTACGGCGAGGACTGGTTCCCAACTCTCGATGACGTGCACGGGCTGATTTCAGACTGCAGCTTCGTCGGTCACCCTGGAAACGTGGTCTTTTTCACGGAAAAGAACAATCTCAACGGTTTTGATGCTTTCCATGAGAAATCCCTCAATCTCGCTCTGAAACTTGGCTATGCCAGGACAAAATCCGGTTTTTTTCCTTCCGGACTGGATTATGATTCCAAAATTTTCAAGGAAAATCTTTCTACCATCAAGACAGCGGCTGAACTCACCAACAGGGAGAAGTTCAATGCTGAAGCCGTGGAAAAACAGGTTCTGGCCTTGAACGAAGGGACTCTAGACGAGAATACGCTTCTGACCTTCACCATCAATTTCGAGCCCAATCAGACCGAATTTTCAGAAGCTGCCTACAGCCAGGATTTTCAGAAGGCAATCACCCAGGCCAGCAAGTTCGCCGGTGCGATCATGACTGTGAGGGGACACTCGGATCCGACTCTCACGCTTCTCAATGTAATCAACGCAGGCCTGAAAAAGGGGATCATCCAGAAAACCGGCTCCTCTGGAAACTACACTTACTACCTGAACGGCAAAGTGCTGGATCTTTCACAGACAAAAAATCTGATCGACTCAATCATGTCCGGAGCTTTCGATGGGGTACCTGAATCCAATCCGCGCGACACGATGCAGGCTGCCGTTAATCTGTCCAGGCAGAGAGCAGAGTCAGTGATCAAAGCACTGGAAAAGTTCGCGGAGAAAAAGGGGCTGGCTATAGACAAATCGCAGATCACGCCGATCGGAGTGGGAATCAGGGAGCCCATCATCCCCAAGCCGAAGGACAAGGGAGAAGCCCAGGTTAACATGCGGGTGGAATTCAGGCTGGTCAAAGTTTCCAGCGAAGTTACGAAAGATACTGATTTTGACTTCTAA
- a CDS encoding RtcB family protein: MNYELKKIAENFFMVKRHGRMKVNAVVVSREDQLAQIGKDKSLHQLVNMAALPGAVDPVLAMPDMHQGYGFPIGGVGVFNTDEGIVSPGGVGYDINCGVRLLATGLHFGDIEKETGKISGLLGSFVPAGVGRGGKYTVKDRDLENVLEQGCRWAVKKGFADQSDLERIEDGGCLTGAEPDSVSERAKKRGFDQLGTLGSGNHFLEIQRVDQIYNPAAARHFGLSDGQVTVMIHSGSRGLGYQVCDDYLAEFLKYAHREKIELPERELAYAALDSDEARSYLGAMSAAANYAFVNRQLLSFLTEETLQRMFPGLRLSLIYDVCHNIAKFEEFEINGRTRQYCVHRKGATRALPPGHPLLPECYRPIGQPAIIPGSMGTASYLLVGKPEITQKTFNSVCHGAGRLFSRKAATRKLDFTSLMRDLEQKGIVIFGHSKRGLLEEMPDAYKDIDTVVDVVEKAGLAVKIARFVPMVVIKG; the protein is encoded by the coding sequence ATGAACTATGAATTAAAAAAGATCGCGGAAAATTTTTTCATGGTGAAACGGCACGGCAGAATGAAAGTGAATGCTGTGGTCGTATCCCGCGAAGACCAGCTCGCTCAGATCGGCAAAGATAAGTCCCTGCACCAGCTCGTAAACATGGCGGCACTGCCGGGAGCAGTCGACCCTGTGCTCGCCATGCCGGACATGCATCAGGGCTATGGATTTCCCATCGGCGGAGTGGGCGTCTTTAATACTGACGAAGGCATAGTTTCACCGGGTGGAGTAGGCTATGACATCAACTGCGGGGTAAGGCTTCTTGCCACAGGGCTGCATTTTGGGGATATAGAGAAGGAAACCGGGAAAATTTCCGGACTGCTCGGGAGTTTCGTGCCTGCAGGAGTCGGACGCGGCGGAAAATACACTGTCAAAGACAGGGATCTGGAAAATGTGCTGGAGCAGGGCTGCCGCTGGGCTGTGAAAAAGGGGTTTGCTGATCAGTCCGACCTTGAGAGGATCGAAGACGGAGGATGCCTCACCGGAGCCGAGCCTGACTCAGTTTCAGAGCGGGCCAAAAAGCGCGGCTTCGACCAGCTCGGCACACTCGGCTCAGGCAATCATTTCCTCGAAATCCAGCGTGTGGATCAAATCTACAATCCTGCAGCAGCCCGCCATTTCGGGCTCTCTGACGGCCAGGTCACTGTGATGATCCATTCAGGTTCCCGCGGACTTGGATACCAGGTCTGTGACGATTACCTGGCTGAATTTCTCAAGTACGCGCATAGAGAGAAGATCGAGCTGCCTGAACGGGAGCTTGCGTATGCAGCTCTTGATTCGGATGAAGCCAGGTCATATCTTGGAGCGATGTCTGCGGCAGCCAATTATGCCTTTGTCAACCGCCAGCTCCTGTCATTTCTGACCGAGGAGACCCTGCAGCGGATGTTCCCTGGGTTGCGGCTCTCACTGATCTATGATGTCTGCCACAATATCGCCAAATTCGAGGAATTCGAAATCAATGGCAGAACGCGCCAGTACTGCGTACACAGGAAAGGCGCCACCAGAGCCCTGCCTCCAGGGCATCCTCTGCTTCCGGAATGCTACCGCCCGATCGGCCAGCCTGCCATCATCCCCGGCAGCATGGGTACTGCTTCATATCTGCTGGTGGGAAAGCCTGAAATCACGCAGAAAACCTTCAATTCTGTCTGCCACGGCGCAGGCCGCCTTTTTTCCCGTAAAGCAGCGACCAGGAAACTCGATTTTACCAGCCTGATGCGAGATCTGGAGCAGAAAGGCATTGTTATTTTCGGTCATTCAAAAAGAGGACTGCTTGAAGAAATGCCTGATGCCTATAAAGATATAGATACAGTAGTGGATGTAGTGGAAAAAGCCGGCCTGGCTGTAAAAATTGCCAGATTCGTGCCGATGGTGGTGATCAAGGGTTAG
- a CDS encoding ATP-binding cassette domain-containing protein, producing MILIKAESICKTYGSKSVIKDVSLEISRGEILLVKGESGAGKSTLMYLLSLLEAQDSGRILIEDTEVSRGKWDAVRRQKFGFLFQDLFLMEDLNCYENLYLPLAVSGKFKEKHWKEMARVFLEKTGITQETARQHVRMLSGGERSRIAFIRSVIHEPLICFCDEPTGSLDQVNERKIVELVKKSRQERGTGFVIVTHSKAFDGFASRILELKDGKLSS from the coding sequence ATGATATTGATAAAAGCTGAAAGTATTTGCAAAACATACGGATCAAAATCCGTTATCAAAGATGTTTCACTGGAAATCAGCAGGGGTGAAATTCTGCTGGTCAAAGGTGAATCTGGAGCCGGTAAGAGCACGCTGATGTATTTATTATCTCTGCTGGAAGCTCAGGATTCAGGGAGAATCCTGATAGAGGATACCGAAGTTTCCCGGGGAAAATGGGATGCAGTCCGCAGACAGAAATTTGGATTTCTGTTCCAGGATCTGTTTTTGATGGAAGATCTGAATTGTTACGAAAATCTTTATCTGCCACTTGCGGTGTCCGGAAAATTCAAGGAGAAGCACTGGAAGGAAATGGCGAGGGTGTTCCTGGAAAAAACCGGGATTACCCAGGAAACAGCAAGGCAGCATGTCAGGATGCTGTCCGGCGGCGAGCGCTCCAGGATCGCCTTTATCCGCAGCGTGATCCATGAGCCTCTGATCTGTTTCTGCGACGAACCGACAGGCAGCCTGGACCAGGTGAATGAAAGAAAGATCGTGGAACTTGTGAAAAAAAGCCGGCAGGAGCGAGGAACCGGATTCGTAATCGTAACGCACAGCAAGGCTTTCGATGGTTTCGCGAGCAGAATATTAGAGCTGAAAGATGGAAAGTTAAGTAGTTAG
- a CDS encoding VWA domain-containing protein, with translation MTRNHLLAVFLLFSFCANAGGSYQDNVVIVLDASGSMNDSMKGGVKIQVAKDALKQVLPTIPDTTNIGLLVFSAGNCKDWIFELGPKDNQKLMAAIDLPKPYGNTPLGEYMKIGADRLLEQRKLQNGYGTFKMLIVTDGEATTPEVVKKYLPDILSKGITIDVIGVDMKAKHILANSAHSYRTADNPEELKNAIREVFAEVGGGTDTASLQEAFASIAPLPDELAREIVKSLSVSGNEPIGENAAVENSEKSDQPGSGSSPGKQVRKVDEDNPWAVVFMIIVFMYLFRKMGGRK, from the coding sequence ATGACCAGAAACCATTTGCTGGCAGTTTTCCTGCTTTTTTCCTTCTGTGCCAACGCTGGCGGTTCATATCAAGATAATGTGGTGATCGTGCTGGACGCGTCAGGATCCATGAATGATTCCATGAAGGGCGGTGTCAAAATTCAGGTCGCCAAAGACGCCCTCAAACAGGTTCTGCCTACGATTCCCGATACTACAAATATCGGTTTGCTGGTATTTTCAGCGGGTAATTGCAAGGACTGGATCTTTGAACTGGGGCCTAAAGACAATCAGAAGCTGATGGCTGCAATTGATCTCCCCAAACCATACGGAAACACTCCCCTCGGTGAATATATGAAAATCGGGGCTGACAGGCTGCTGGAACAGAGAAAGCTCCAGAACGGATATGGAACATTCAAAATGCTGATCGTGACTGATGGTGAAGCCACCACACCGGAAGTGGTGAAAAAATATCTGCCCGACATCCTGAGCAAGGGCATCACGATCGACGTGATCGGCGTTGATATGAAAGCAAAGCATATCCTGGCAAATTCAGCACATTCCTATCGGACAGCCGACAATCCCGAGGAATTGAAAAATGCGATCAGGGAAGTCTTCGCCGAAGTGGGCGGCGGGACAGACACTGCTTCCCTGCAGGAGGCTTTCGCATCCATTGCCCCACTGCCTGACGAGCTGGCCAGGGAAATCGTCAAGAGTTTGAGTGTGAGCGGCAACGAACCGATCGGAGAGAATGCAGCTGTTGAAAATTCAGAAAAAAGTGACCAGCCCGGGTCAGGCAGTTCTCCCGGCAAACAGGTTCGGAAAGTCGATGAAGATAATCCCTGGGCCGTAGTCTTCATGATCATTGTTTTCATGTATCTTTTCCGTAAAATGGGAGGGCGAAAATGA